In a single window of the Peromyscus maniculatus bairdii isolate BWxNUB_F1_BW_parent chromosome 16, HU_Pman_BW_mat_3.1, whole genome shotgun sequence genome:
- the Tbp gene encoding TATA-box-binding protein, translating into MDQNNSLPPYAQGLASPQGAMTPGIPIFSPMMPYGTGLTPQPIQNTNSLSILEEQQRQQQQQQQQQQQQQQAVATAAASVQQSTSQQSTQGASGQTPQLFHSQTLTTAPLPGTTPLYPSPMTPMTPITPATPASESSGIVPQLQNIVSTVNLGCKLDLKTIALRARNAEYNPKRFAAVIMRIREPRTTALIFSSGKMVCTGAKSEEQSRLAARKYARVVQKLGFPAKFLDFKIQNMVGSCDVKFPIRLEGLVLTHQQFSSYEPELFPGLIYRMIKPRIVLLIFVSGKVVLTGAKVRAEIYEAFENIYPILKGFRKTT; encoded by the exons ATGGACCAGAACAACAGCCTCCCGCCCTATGCTCAGGGCTTGGCCTCCCCACAG GGTGCCATGACTCCTGGAATTCCCATCTTTAGTCCAATGATGCCTTATGGCACAGGACTTACTCCACAGCCTATTCAGAACACCAATAGTCTGTCTATTTTGGAAGAGCAACagagacagcagcagcaacagcagcagcaacaacagcagcagcagcaggcagtaGCAACTGCAGCAGCCTCAGTACAGCAGTCAACATCTCAGCAGTCCACACAGGGTGCCTCAGGCCAGACGCCACAGCTCTTCCATTCTCAGACTCTGACGACTGCACCCTTGCCAGGCACCACTCCCTTGTACCCTTCACCAATGACCCCTATGACCCCTATCACTCCTGCCACACCAGCTTCTGAGAGCTCTGGGATCGTACCACAGCTACA AAACATTGTATCCACAGTGAATCTTGGATGTAAACTTGACCTAAAGACCATTGCGCTTCGTGCCCGAAATGCTGAATATAATCCCAAG CGGTTTGCTGCTGTCATCATGAGAATAAGAGAGCCACGGACAACTGCATTGATTTTCAGTTCTGGAAAAATGGTGTGCACAGGAGCCAAGAG tGAAGAACAATCCAGACTAGCAGCAAGAAAATACGCTAGAGTTGTGCAGAAGTTGGGCTTTCCAGCTAAGTTCTTAGACTTCAAGATCCAAAACATGGTGGGGAGCTGTGATGTGAAGTTCCCCATAAGGCTGGAAGGCCTTGTGCTGACCCACCAGCAGTTCAGTAG CTATGAGCCAGAATTATTTCCTGGATTAATCTACAGAATGATCAAACCCAGAATTGTTctccttatttttgtttctggaaAAGTTGTATTAACAG GTGCTAAAGTTAGAGCAGAAATTTATGAAGCATTTGAAAACATCTACCCCATCTTAAAGGGATTCAGGAAGACCACATAG